A part of Onthophagus taurus isolate NC chromosome 7, IU_Otau_3.0, whole genome shotgun sequence genomic DNA contains:
- the LOC111416741 gene encoding putative mediator of RNA polymerase II transcription subunit 26 isoform X1 → MMEANSDGCSLTTVVTCEGDLSDPCFQGRFESVLGTLQCLIGDQLKVRKLEPWNSVRVTLSIPREAALRLRQLASDGSQQLRALGILSVQVEGDQVISLRIAGPSETQEIILQTVQDATPGPSSVPTETANLSQLLQGSSQHPAEPAPAPSEKVQFPSPNVVCPADSIVPKVPQTSVAPSLAPSTNKPYAAPFPFTTMNQAIGTSTNQYPQNPPPPYPGSKHQSVNMTSPLLVNLLQNEGVQSPKQPPAPPDLDVNMVNGLGAGPPPYVQNKPPPPFVQKTIQPQQRIVKQPQLQKPVNTIFRQNSTMKPILPLASPTNTALTSPNIHPSTLPITLGNSNIPNSPSTPKTTDTIVNLQQPQQSIAVPKPTVTNNNANRAVPYRSYPPYNNSWEQPASMPQVQELTPTLPDLKTELDLDNLLPTLVGSPPDIPEEVTDAPSRPKYLINPLTGELEPQSSSDSEDDVPSDVFTDLPSPTIMSDEDTNSTHRPDTTDQSDSESRSCHSDGGKYKQHKKVREKGRDSPSIKQEKIKLRLKLGKSEPVSPAYKVDVSFINTQQPKKAVPEEPRVPPLHISLRGRNHAVINNRKRVKLNPDGTPMKPKVKKVQKDELLVTGGSAGDVDVTAINNAVEQLKSDIGEVKKAKKPRDLSVFNFKEKLKERRGSDSELARTAKKHGESNGVLIDKKRRLSQTEESQTLVLGSTNTGTVSSLSSSHKPRKDKVKVKDALKLKDLNRCKIYNKNTMEKLTNQVPLPTTGDIDMEAKFKQRLLEEPTRLPSKPVTPNNNLGTSENNGTIESLNVEDLIHTLTDPVQVKDKPPEPDKCNTPDRKADITEKQPSRSPNSGGQGEDSGIESMDALSEKSPNQASQSPHADIQDNLKPKTQVPHILDIEAQLAKMEGFTGDELPETNHNNEMKEQCCGLNKEPEEPPLKKEQKKEEDLDPLPVRVTPPLYTYSNPDKSRADSPTSDVETNHCGTVKNKSLLEQLLIDIPENIQPSSTSPAARSVRTRASSKMNSPELSSPVLTNKQNTRAPPTTKRKRQESDSSNNSIEESRTKKQRKCSENTNELIKACIGIDPPTKTTVNNSISKKKSEESSDSDEPLIEYAGKMRKNQANVSSTNTAGGNTGSGVQRKMKPLANSVGGAVVGNAILNNKTVPVNTRRSIRAQPALNTRSKGDKSQPDAEMLRRKTRSAVSEGEGKRRKDVK, encoded by the exons atgGAAGCAAACAGCGACGGATGCAGTCTCACAACAGTAGTAACTTGTGAGGGAGACCTATCGGATCCGTGCTTCCAGGGACGGTTCGAGAGCGTACTGGGCACGCTGCAGTGTTTAATCGGGGATCAGTTAAAAGTGCGCAAACTGGAACCGTGGAACTCCGTGCGTGTAACGCTGTCCATCCCTCGAGAGGCAGCGTTGCGCCTGAGGCAACTCGCCAGCGATGGCTCGCAGCAGCTTCGCGCGCTGGGCATCCTCAGCGTCCAGGTGGAAGGTGATCAGGTCATCTCGCTACGGATAGCCGGCCCGTCGGAAACGCAGGAGATCATCTTGCAAACCGTGCAAg atgcgACTCCTGGACCCAGTTCAGTGCCTACGGAAACGGCAAATCTGTCGCAACTCCTGCAGGGAAGTAGCCAGCATCCAGCGGAGCCGGCTCCAGCCCCTAGTGAAAAAGTGCAATTCCCTTCGCCAAACGTGGTGTGTCCGGCGGATTCGATCGTACCAAAAGTTCCACAAACGTCGGTCGCGCCCAGTTTGGCGCCATCGACCAACAAGCCCTATGCGGCCCCTTTCCCTTTCACCACGATGAACCAGGCTATAGGCACAAGTACAAATCAATATCCGCAAAATCCACCGCCTCCTTATCCTGGTAGTAAACATCAATCGGTGAATATGACGAGTCCGTTACTCGTAAATCTTCTTCAAAACGAAGGAGTACAATCGCCCAAACAACCGCCTGCTCCCCCTGATTTGGACGTGAATATGGTTAACGGGTTGGGGGCTGGACCACCTCCTTACGTTCAAAACAAACCGCCTCCACCATTTGTACAGAAGACGATACAACCGCAGCAAAGGATAGTCAAACAACCTCAACTCCAAAAACCCGTGAATACAATTTTTCGGCAAAACTCCACCATGAAACCAATTCTACCATTAGCGTCACCTACCAACACCGCCCTCACCTCTCCTAACATTCATCCTTCGACCTTACCCATAACATTAGGTAACAGTAACATACCTAATTCACCATCAACGCCCAAAACGACGGACACCATTGTTAATTTACAACAACCACAGCAATCAATTGCTGTACCAAAACCCACCGTAACGAATAATAATGCTAATAGAGCCGTGCCTTACCGTTCATATCCACCTTATAACAACTCTTGGGAACAACCAGCGTCGATGCCTCAGGTCCAAGAGCTAACGCCCACCTTGCCTGATCTGAAAACCGAGTTGGATTTAGACAATCTTCTTCCAACGTTGGTGGGGAGCCCGCCAGACATTCCTGAGGAAGTTACCGACGCGCCCTCGAGACCCAAGTACCTTATTAACCCTTTAACGGGGGAATTAGAACCGCAATCGAGTAGCGATAGTGAAGACGATGTCCCGAGCGACGTTTTCACCGATTTACCATCGCCAACGATCATGTCCGATGAAGATACCAATTCAACTCACCGGCCGGACACGACGGATCAGAGCGATAGTGAATCGAGGTCGTGTCACAGCGACGGCGGAAAGTACAAACAGCACAAGAAGGTTCGCGAAAAGGGAAGAGATTCTCCGAGCATCAAACAGGAGAAAATTAAGCTGAGACTGAAACTGGGAAAGTCAGAACCCGTGAGTCCCGCTTATAAGGTAGATGTGAGCTTTATTAACACTCAACAGCCGAAAAAGGCGGTACCGGAGGAACCTAGGGTTCCGCCGTTACATATATCGTTAAGGGGAAGAAACCACGCCGTGATTAACAATCGGAAGCGGGTGAAATTGAATCCCGATGGGACGCCAATGAAACCAAAGGTGAAAAAGGTGCAAAAGGACGAATTGTTGGTGACGGGCGGTAGTGCGGGTGACGTTGACGTGACCGCAATAAACAATGCCGTTGAACAATTGAAAAGTGACATCGGTGAAGTGAAAAAGGCGAAAAAGCCGCGCGACCTCAGTGTGTTCAATTTCAAGGAGAAACTAAAGGAACGAAGAGGCAGTGATTCGGAACTCGCACGAACCGCGAAGAAACATGGCGAAAGTAATGGTGTCTTGATTGACAAGAAACGGAGGCTAAGTCAAACTGAAGAATCTCAAACGTTAGTGCTGGGATCGACCAATACGGGCACAGTGTCCTCTCTTTCCTCTAGCCATAAACCAAGGAAAGATAAAGTGAAGGTTAAAGATGCCTTAAAATTGAAAGATTTGAATAGGTGTAAGATTTACAATAAGAATACAATGGAAAAATTGACAAACCAAGTGCCGTTGCCTACAACTGGCGACATAGACATGGAGGCTAAATTTAAGCAGCGCCTTTTAGAAGAACCGACACGATTGCCCTCTAAACCTGTAACACCCAACAATAATCTGGGAACAAGTGAAAATAACGGTacgatagaaagtttaaatgtGGAAGATCTCATTCACACGTTAACAGATCCTGTTCAAGTTAAAGATAAGCCACCCGAACCCGATAAGTGTAATACGCCAGATAGAAAAGCGGATATTACTGAAAAGCAACCAAGTCGATCGCCGAATTCAGGAGGGCAAGGGGAGGATAGCGGAATAGAAAGTATGGATGCTCTTAGTGAAAAATCACCGAATCAGGCGAGTCAAAGTCCTCACGCCGATATCCAAGATAACCTAAAGCCGAAAACTCAAGTGCCTCACATATTGGATATCGAGGCACAACTTGCAAAAATGGAAGGCTTCACTGGTGACGAACTTCCCGAGACAAATCACAATAATGAAATGAAAGAGCAATGCTGCGGTTTAAACAAGGAACCGGAGGAACCACCTTTGAAGAAGgaacaaaaaaaggaagaagATTTAGACCCTTTACCGGTCAGAGTAACACCTCCGCTTTATACATATTCCAATCCTGACAAAAGTCGGGCAGATAGTCCCACTTCGGACGTAGAAACAAATCATTGTGGAACCGTTAAAAACAAAAGCCTCCTGGAACAGTTACTAATAGATATTCCAGAAAATATTCAACCCAGTTCAACAAGTCCTGCGGCGAGATCCGTACGGACACGAGCATCCTCTAAAATGAACAGTCCCGAACTCAGCTCCCCGGTCCTAACAAACAAGCAAAACACCAGAGCGCCTCCGACAACCAAACGGAAACGACAAGAATCCGACAGTTCTAATAACAGCATCGAGGAATCGCGGACCAAAAAACAACGGAAATGTTCTGAAAACACCAATGAACTTATCAAAGCTTGTATCGGCATCGATCCGCCCACAAAAACCACTGTCAACAACAGTATCTCCAAGAAGAAATCGGAAGAAAGTTCGGACAGCGACGAACCGCTCATAGAATACGCGGGGAAAATGCGGAAAAACCAAGCGAACGTTAGTTCGACTAACACGGCGGGAGGCAATACCGGAAGTGGCGTGCAGAGAAAGATGAAACCGCTAGCGAATAGTGTGGGCGGGGCGGTTGTGGGTAACGCGATACTGAACAATAAAACGGTGCCAGTAAATACTAGACGGTCCATTCGTGCTCAACCGGCGCTTAACACACGCAGCAAAGGTGATAAAAGCCAACCAGACGCGGAGATGTTAAGAAGGAAAACAAGAAGTGCTG TATCAGAAGGTGAAGGTAAACGAAGAAAAGACGTTAAGTGA
- the LOC111416741 gene encoding putative mediator of RNA polymerase II transcription subunit 26 isoform X2, with protein MEANSDGCSLTTVVTCEGDLSDPCFQGRFESVLGTLQCLIGDQLKVRKLEPWNSVRVTLSIPREAALRLRQLASDGSQQLRALGILSVQVEGDQVISLRIAGPSETQEIILQTVQDATPGPSSVPTETANLSQLLQGSSQHPAEPAPAPSEKVQFPSPNVVCPADSIVPKVPQTSVAPSLAPSTNKPYAAPFPFTTMNQAIGTSTNQYPQNPPPPYPGSKHQSVNMTSPLLVNLLQNEGVQSPKQPPAPPDLDVNMVNGLGAGPPPYVQNKPPPPFVQKTIQPQQRIVKQPQLQKPVNTIFRQNSTMKPILPLASPTNTALTSPNIHPSTLPITLGNSNIPNSPSTPKTTDTIVNLQQPQQSIAVPKPTVTNNNANRAVPYRSYPPYNNSWEQPASMPQVQELTPTLPDLKTELDLDNLLPTLVGSPPDIPEEVTDAPSRPKYLINPLTGELEPQSSSDSEDDVPSDVFTDLPSPTIMSDEDTNSTHRPDTTDQSDSESRSCHSDGGKYKQHKKVREKGRDSPSIKQEKIKLRLKLGKSEPVSPAYKVDVSFINTQQPKKAVPEEPRVPPLHISLRGRNHAVINNRKRVKLNPDGTPMKPKVKKVQKDELLVTGGSAGDVDVTAINNAVEQLKSDIGEVKKAKKPRDLSVFNFKEKLKERRGSDSELARTAKKHGESNGVLIDKKRRLSQTEESQTLVLGSTNTGTVSSLSSSHKPRKDKVKVKDALKLKDLNRCKIYNKNTMEKLTNQVPLPTTGDIDMEAKFKQRLLEEPTRLPSKPVTPNNNLGTSENNGTIESLNVEDLIHTLTDPVQVKDKPPEPDKCNTPDRKADITEKQPSRSPNSGGQGEDSGIESMDALSEKSPNQASQSPHADIQDNLKPKTQVPHILDIEAQLAKMEGFTGDELPETNHNNEMKEQCCGLNKEPEEPPLKKEQKKEEDLDPLPVRVTPPLYTYSNPDKSRADSPTSDVETNHCGTVKNKSLLEQLLIDIPENIQPSSTSPAARSVRTRASSKMNSPELSSPVLTNKQNTRAPPTTKRKRQESDSSNNSIEESRTKKQRKCSENTNELIKACIGIDPPTKTTVNNSISKKKSEESSDSDEPLIEYAGKMRKNQANVSSTNTAGGNTGSGVQRKMKPLANSVGGAVVGNAILNNKTVPVNTRRSIRAQPALNTRSKGDKSQPDAEMLRRKTRSAVSEGEGKRRKDVK; from the exons atgGAAGCAAACAGCGACGGATGCAGTCTCACAACAGTAGTAACTTGTGAGGGAGACCTATCGGATCCGTGCTTCCAGGGACGGTTCGAGAGCGTACTGGGCACGCTGCAGTGTTTAATCGGGGATCAGTTAAAAGTGCGCAAACTGGAACCGTGGAACTCCGTGCGTGTAACGCTGTCCATCCCTCGAGAGGCAGCGTTGCGCCTGAGGCAACTCGCCAGCGATGGCTCGCAGCAGCTTCGCGCGCTGGGCATCCTCAGCGTCCAGGTGGAAGGTGATCAGGTCATCTCGCTACGGATAGCCGGCCCGTCGGAAACGCAGGAGATCATCTTGCAAACCGTGCAAg atgcgACTCCTGGACCCAGTTCAGTGCCTACGGAAACGGCAAATCTGTCGCAACTCCTGCAGGGAAGTAGCCAGCATCCAGCGGAGCCGGCTCCAGCCCCTAGTGAAAAAGTGCAATTCCCTTCGCCAAACGTGGTGTGTCCGGCGGATTCGATCGTACCAAAAGTTCCACAAACGTCGGTCGCGCCCAGTTTGGCGCCATCGACCAACAAGCCCTATGCGGCCCCTTTCCCTTTCACCACGATGAACCAGGCTATAGGCACAAGTACAAATCAATATCCGCAAAATCCACCGCCTCCTTATCCTGGTAGTAAACATCAATCGGTGAATATGACGAGTCCGTTACTCGTAAATCTTCTTCAAAACGAAGGAGTACAATCGCCCAAACAACCGCCTGCTCCCCCTGATTTGGACGTGAATATGGTTAACGGGTTGGGGGCTGGACCACCTCCTTACGTTCAAAACAAACCGCCTCCACCATTTGTACAGAAGACGATACAACCGCAGCAAAGGATAGTCAAACAACCTCAACTCCAAAAACCCGTGAATACAATTTTTCGGCAAAACTCCACCATGAAACCAATTCTACCATTAGCGTCACCTACCAACACCGCCCTCACCTCTCCTAACATTCATCCTTCGACCTTACCCATAACATTAGGTAACAGTAACATACCTAATTCACCATCAACGCCCAAAACGACGGACACCATTGTTAATTTACAACAACCACAGCAATCAATTGCTGTACCAAAACCCACCGTAACGAATAATAATGCTAATAGAGCCGTGCCTTACCGTTCATATCCACCTTATAACAACTCTTGGGAACAACCAGCGTCGATGCCTCAGGTCCAAGAGCTAACGCCCACCTTGCCTGATCTGAAAACCGAGTTGGATTTAGACAATCTTCTTCCAACGTTGGTGGGGAGCCCGCCAGACATTCCTGAGGAAGTTACCGACGCGCCCTCGAGACCCAAGTACCTTATTAACCCTTTAACGGGGGAATTAGAACCGCAATCGAGTAGCGATAGTGAAGACGATGTCCCGAGCGACGTTTTCACCGATTTACCATCGCCAACGATCATGTCCGATGAAGATACCAATTCAACTCACCGGCCGGACACGACGGATCAGAGCGATAGTGAATCGAGGTCGTGTCACAGCGACGGCGGAAAGTACAAACAGCACAAGAAGGTTCGCGAAAAGGGAAGAGATTCTCCGAGCATCAAACAGGAGAAAATTAAGCTGAGACTGAAACTGGGAAAGTCAGAACCCGTGAGTCCCGCTTATAAGGTAGATGTGAGCTTTATTAACACTCAACAGCCGAAAAAGGCGGTACCGGAGGAACCTAGGGTTCCGCCGTTACATATATCGTTAAGGGGAAGAAACCACGCCGTGATTAACAATCGGAAGCGGGTGAAATTGAATCCCGATGGGACGCCAATGAAACCAAAGGTGAAAAAGGTGCAAAAGGACGAATTGTTGGTGACGGGCGGTAGTGCGGGTGACGTTGACGTGACCGCAATAAACAATGCCGTTGAACAATTGAAAAGTGACATCGGTGAAGTGAAAAAGGCGAAAAAGCCGCGCGACCTCAGTGTGTTCAATTTCAAGGAGAAACTAAAGGAACGAAGAGGCAGTGATTCGGAACTCGCACGAACCGCGAAGAAACATGGCGAAAGTAATGGTGTCTTGATTGACAAGAAACGGAGGCTAAGTCAAACTGAAGAATCTCAAACGTTAGTGCTGGGATCGACCAATACGGGCACAGTGTCCTCTCTTTCCTCTAGCCATAAACCAAGGAAAGATAAAGTGAAGGTTAAAGATGCCTTAAAATTGAAAGATTTGAATAGGTGTAAGATTTACAATAAGAATACAATGGAAAAATTGACAAACCAAGTGCCGTTGCCTACAACTGGCGACATAGACATGGAGGCTAAATTTAAGCAGCGCCTTTTAGAAGAACCGACACGATTGCCCTCTAAACCTGTAACACCCAACAATAATCTGGGAACAAGTGAAAATAACGGTacgatagaaagtttaaatgtGGAAGATCTCATTCACACGTTAACAGATCCTGTTCAAGTTAAAGATAAGCCACCCGAACCCGATAAGTGTAATACGCCAGATAGAAAAGCGGATATTACTGAAAAGCAACCAAGTCGATCGCCGAATTCAGGAGGGCAAGGGGAGGATAGCGGAATAGAAAGTATGGATGCTCTTAGTGAAAAATCACCGAATCAGGCGAGTCAAAGTCCTCACGCCGATATCCAAGATAACCTAAAGCCGAAAACTCAAGTGCCTCACATATTGGATATCGAGGCACAACTTGCAAAAATGGAAGGCTTCACTGGTGACGAACTTCCCGAGACAAATCACAATAATGAAATGAAAGAGCAATGCTGCGGTTTAAACAAGGAACCGGAGGAACCACCTTTGAAGAAGgaacaaaaaaaggaagaagATTTAGACCCTTTACCGGTCAGAGTAACACCTCCGCTTTATACATATTCCAATCCTGACAAAAGTCGGGCAGATAGTCCCACTTCGGACGTAGAAACAAATCATTGTGGAACCGTTAAAAACAAAAGCCTCCTGGAACAGTTACTAATAGATATTCCAGAAAATATTCAACCCAGTTCAACAAGTCCTGCGGCGAGATCCGTACGGACACGAGCATCCTCTAAAATGAACAGTCCCGAACTCAGCTCCCCGGTCCTAACAAACAAGCAAAACACCAGAGCGCCTCCGACAACCAAACGGAAACGACAAGAATCCGACAGTTCTAATAACAGCATCGAGGAATCGCGGACCAAAAAACAACGGAAATGTTCTGAAAACACCAATGAACTTATCAAAGCTTGTATCGGCATCGATCCGCCCACAAAAACCACTGTCAACAACAGTATCTCCAAGAAGAAATCGGAAGAAAGTTCGGACAGCGACGAACCGCTCATAGAATACGCGGGGAAAATGCGGAAAAACCAAGCGAACGTTAGTTCGACTAACACGGCGGGAGGCAATACCGGAAGTGGCGTGCAGAGAAAGATGAAACCGCTAGCGAATAGTGTGGGCGGGGCGGTTGTGGGTAACGCGATACTGAACAATAAAACGGTGCCAGTAAATACTAGACGGTCCATTCGTGCTCAACCGGCGCTTAACACACGCAGCAAAGGTGATAAAAGCCAACCAGACGCGGAGATGTTAAGAAGGAAAACAAGAAGTGCTG TATCAGAAGGTGAAGGTAAACGAAGAAAAGACGTTAAGTGA